The following are from one region of the Polyangiaceae bacterium genome:
- a CDS encoding NfeD family protein, protein MGIFYLAALIVGFGTIALQLLMGGAGDGDADGGGGDGGGDADADTEAELDHGDLGHDGEGGHSHADGGFLPIFLSLRFWTFSLLAFGLSGSLLHFFNWASSTTALIVALSLGLLSGFGVSWVFKALGRAQTTSGGSARDAVGQVGKVLVPCSKGGRGKVRIELRGQTVDFMVTTDEEALAAGDLVLVEDVDTSGGNTGGVLQVSRAPAEYLPPSTRQRSRVE, encoded by the coding sequence GTGGGGATCTTCTACCTGGCGGCCCTGATTGTGGGCTTCGGTACCATCGCCTTGCAGCTTCTGATGGGCGGCGCTGGAGATGGTGACGCGGATGGCGGGGGCGGTGATGGCGGCGGGGACGCCGATGCGGACACCGAAGCGGAGCTCGACCACGGGGACTTGGGGCACGACGGCGAAGGTGGACACAGCCACGCGGACGGGGGCTTTCTGCCCATCTTCCTCTCGCTGCGCTTCTGGACCTTCAGCCTGTTGGCGTTCGGGCTGAGCGGCAGCCTGCTGCACTTCTTCAACTGGGCGAGCTCGACCACGGCGTTGATCGTTGCTCTCAGCCTGGGATTGCTCTCGGGCTTTGGGGTCTCCTGGGTGTTCAAGGCGCTCGGGCGTGCACAGACCACGAGCGGCGGCAGCGCGCGCGACGCCGTGGGTCAGGTGGGCAAGGTGCTCGTGCCATGCAGCAAGGGTGGGCGCGGCAAGGTGCGCATCGAGCTTCGAGGTCAAACGGTCGACTTCATGGTCACGACCGATGAAGAGGCCTTAGCCGCGGGCGACCTGGTGTTGGTCGAAGACGTGGACACCAGTGGGGGAAACACCGGGGGCGTCCTGCAGGTGTCACGCGCTCCCGCGGAGTACTTGCCGCCCAGCACCCGTCAGCGCAGTCGCGTGGAATAA
- a CDS encoding cupin domain-containing protein produces the protein MTAAKVFSASSTFASLDANGGVQTHEVSAAFWSQLSSGELALPGPYLMSFGESSGDWPHWEIHPSGEEVVMLIAGAGDFVLRLPGGDQTLRLEQPGDYVVVPRGTWHTYRQVDSQRATLLFITTGEGTTHSEDPPMP, from the coding sequence ATGACCGCCGCCAAAGTCTTCTCCGCCAGCAGCACCTTTGCCTCTCTGGATGCAAACGGCGGTGTTCAAACCCACGAGGTGAGCGCCGCGTTCTGGTCGCAGCTCAGCTCTGGAGAGCTTGCGCTACCCGGGCCCTACCTCATGAGCTTCGGTGAGAGCAGCGGCGACTGGCCCCACTGGGAGATCCACCCGAGCGGCGAAGAAGTGGTGATGCTCATCGCCGGTGCCGGCGACTTCGTGCTGCGTCTGCCGGGTGGCGACCAAACGCTGCGCCTCGAGCAGCCTGGCGACTACGTCGTGGTGCCGCGAGGCACGTGGCATACGTACCGTCAGGTCGACTCCCAGCGCGCGACGTTGCTCTTCATCACCACCGGTGAAGGCACCACCCACAGCGAAGACCCGCCGATGCCGTGA
- a CDS encoding flotillin family protein, with product MFNTVGGSALCAPRLLGDITPTPFGDPQDAIQVLGVAVAIVVAFFIVIWFIGRLLVICRPNEIVVISGRQHKLQDGSKVGYKVLHGGRGFAIPMLEEVNRMDMRLIPVQVEVQNAYSRGGIPLRVHAIANVKVNSNPNFVRNAIERSLSMTPHQIAGIAQQTLEGVLREVVAELTPEEVNEDRLKFANTLIRNATDDFDKLGLELDVLKIQMVSDDANYLNSLGRTRIAQMIRDAQNAENKANQAITEAQAAARRRAETAQKQAEAQVLTKQNQLRAELAQLEAQAKGVENEAAVAAETARSEAEQALQALRADLERLRLECDVYLPAEAQRLASEAEARGRAAPVVESGKASAEALAMVAAEWQKAGADGRDLYVLQHLRPLVEAAVARVTRAKIGELAVVDGGDGSSFTGAVASFPAAVSEVLKETGAAIGVDINDLLRGTKKALPGKGGV from the coding sequence ATGTTCAACACGGTAGGGGGAAGCGCACTCTGCGCGCCGCGGCTGCTCGGCGACATCACGCCGACTCCGTTTGGCGATCCGCAAGACGCGATTCAAGTGCTCGGTGTCGCGGTGGCCATCGTCGTCGCCTTCTTCATCGTCATCTGGTTCATCGGACGCCTGCTGGTGATCTGCAGGCCGAACGAAATCGTCGTGATCAGCGGTCGCCAGCACAAGCTGCAGGACGGCTCGAAGGTGGGCTACAAGGTGCTCCACGGCGGACGCGGCTTCGCGATCCCGATGCTCGAGGAAGTGAACCGCATGGATATGCGGCTGATCCCGGTGCAAGTCGAGGTGCAGAACGCGTACTCACGAGGCGGCATCCCACTGCGGGTGCACGCCATCGCCAACGTGAAGGTGAACAGCAACCCGAACTTCGTACGCAACGCCATCGAGCGCTCGCTCTCGATGACGCCCCATCAGATCGCGGGCATCGCCCAGCAGACGCTGGAAGGTGTGCTGCGTGAGGTCGTGGCGGAGCTCACCCCCGAAGAGGTGAACGAGGACCGCCTCAAGTTCGCGAACACGCTGATCCGCAACGCAACGGATGACTTCGACAAGCTCGGCCTCGAGCTCGACGTCTTGAAGATCCAAATGGTCAGCGACGACGCGAACTACCTGAACAGCTTGGGCCGTACGCGCATCGCCCAGATGATCCGCGACGCCCAGAACGCTGAAAACAAGGCCAACCAGGCCATCACGGAGGCCCAAGCCGCCGCACGGCGCCGCGCGGAAACAGCGCAAAAGCAAGCCGAGGCGCAAGTGCTGACCAAGCAGAACCAGCTGCGCGCAGAGCTCGCCCAGCTCGAGGCGCAGGCGAAGGGCGTCGAGAACGAGGCCGCCGTAGCCGCAGAGACCGCACGCTCGGAGGCAGAACAAGCGCTGCAGGCGCTGCGCGCCGATCTCGAGCGGCTGCGCCTGGAGTGCGACGTCTACTTGCCCGCTGAGGCCCAGCGCCTGGCTTCAGAGGCAGAAGCCCGCGGTCGCGCGGCGCCCGTGGTGGAGAGCGGCAAAGCCAGCGCCGAGGCGCTCGCGATGGTCGCCGCCGAGTGGCAAAAAGCCGGCGCTGACGGCCGCGACCTCTACGTATTGCAGCACTTGCGGCCCCTGGTAGAGGCGGCGGTGGCGCGCGTCACCCGCGCCAAGATTGGCGAGCTGGCAGTGGTCGATGGCGGCGACGGCTCGAGCTTCACCGGCGCCGTCGCGAGTTTCCCCGCGGCAGTATCCGAGGTGCTCAAGGAGACGGGCGCAGCGATCGGGGTCGACATCAACGACCTCTTGCGGGGCACCAAGAAGGCGCTGCCCGGAAAGGGAGGTGTATGA